GGGGTAAGCGCCCCAGCAAGCGAGGTAAACGAGTCTCTACAATCAGTGCAATCAGCCTCAAAACCGTTGTCACTAACGTAAGTATCGTCGGTTCAACCGATGGTTTGACCTTTGAAGCCTTCATTGCTCGCCACCTGGTTCCGAAACTTTGGAAAGGAGCTTGTGTGATTATGGATAACTACTCGATACACAACCATGACACGATCAGAAAGCTGATTGAGGACGTGGGTGCTAAGTTGATTTATTTACCTCCCTATTCTCCAGACTTTTCACCGATAGAAAATTGCTTCTCAAAGATTTAAAAATATTTTGCGGACGATTGGGGCACGCAGCTATCCCGATCTCGCTAATGCCATTGAAGACGCTTTTTCTCAAGTATCTTTGGAAAACCTCAAAAATTGGTTCACTCACTGTTGCTACTACGCCTCACAAGAGTGAAAAATGCTATAATACTGTTCCAGATGAAATTCAAAAAAAGCTAATGTCTCTAGTATATGGCAACAGGGCTACGGCTGAAAGATTGTTGTCCAAAGCTCGACAAACCAATCCTAATCAATCGGAAATGTGGATCTGGGAAAAAGTGATTTTCGATTTAGAACGCGATCGCCGATAACAAAAGGAATAGAGCGAAAATATATGGAACCGCTGTCAAGCCCCCTAGGGAGAAGCCGGAGCAGGTGGAGTTGTGGACTCTGGACGGGGGGGCGGGTGCTTCTGGAGCTGGCTCACTAGGAGCCACAGGTTCCGCAACCGACGGCGCAATTTGGCTGGCATCCCCCGTGGGCGACGGCGAAGAACCGGGGGTTTCAGCCGGGGGGAGGTGACCCTGAAGTGGAGCCAGATTCCGATGCGCCAGTGGCCGCTGGCGTACTGGGAGTTGCAGCGCCTCCAGAATAGTCCTGGTTGTAGTAACGATTCTCGTCAGGCGCTGTATACGGGTTATAAATGCGACTGGGTTGCACGGGCTTGACTTTAATGGTGCCCTTGCGGCCTTCTATCTGGGGCAGTTTCGGAAAGGGTTCAACGGGCATCCCTTGCACCAGTTTGTTCATAAAGACATGCCAGGTGTAGGCAGCCGTGCCACTGTACCCCCAAGTGGGTTGGTTGTTATCATTGCCCAGCCAAACCCCAGCCACGAGTTGGGGAATATAGCCCACAAACCAGAGATCACGAGCTTCTTCTGACGTTCCAGTCTTACCCGCCACCGCTCGTCCCAGTTGCGCGGCCCGTCCGGTGCCATTGTCCACCACCCCCTGTAACATCCAGGTCATGATGGCAGCGGAGTCTTTATCCAGCACCTGCTTGGGCTGCAAATTGGTCGTGTAGAGAATTTTGCCGTAGCGATCGCGAACGCGGAGAATTCCAAAGGCCGGACTATATCGCCCTTGGGCGGCCAGAGTGCCATAGGCACTGGTTAACTCCAGGAGATTGACTTCAGAGGCCCCCAGGGCCAGGGAATAGGTGGAATTTAGTTTTGACTGAATTCCCATGGCATGGGTCAGCTTCACGACGGGATCAAAGCCCACATCCAACAACAACTTGACGGCAACAATATTGATCGATTGAGCCAGGGCATCCCGCAAGGGCAACCAGCCATAATAGCCCCGGGAATAATTCTGAGGCTCATAACCATCAATGACGTAGGGGGCATCAAGATAGGTTTGATAGGGGGAAAATCCGGCGGCGATCGCCGTGGTGTAAACAAAGGTCTTAAAGGTAGAACCCGGTTGGCGTTGCGCCTGGGTGACGCGGTTGAACTGACTCTTGCCAAAATCATTGCCCCCCACCATGGCCTTGATTTCTCCATTGCGAGGGTCAATCGCCACCAAAGCCGCCTGGCTAAACCCTTCAGCGGGGCCATCCACCGTAATTGCTTGTTGCACTGCCTGCTCTGCTGCCCGTTGCCATTTGGGATTCAGGGTAGTTTCTACGGTTAAACCGCCCAATTCCAGGACATCCGGGGCAACCAGCTTCGGTAACTGCTTCAGAATATAGGAGGTGAAATAGGGTGCTTCGGTGTGGAGTCGCCGCGGCAGGCTGGGCTTCAGCCCTAGGGGAGAGGCAGTAGCAATCGCCGCCGTTTCAGGGGTAATAAAACCAGCTTCCTGCATCCGTGACAACACTACATTGCGCCGCCTCAGGGCTAGGTCAGGGTTGACCAGAGGAGAGTAATCACTGGGTGCTGGCGCTAATCCCGCAATCAAGGCGGCTTCGGGCAGGGTGAGCTGATCCACTGTTTTACTAAAGTAAACCCAGGCAGCGTCCGCAACCCCATAGGCACCAGAACCAAGGTAGACCAGGTTGAGGTAGTATTCTAGGATTTTAGGTTTATCAATCTCCCGCTCGATTTTCTGAGCCAGGAGGGCTTCCCGGACTTTCCGCCAAGCGGTACGTTCTTGATTGAGAAACACAATCCGTGCCAGTTGCTGGGTGATGGTGCTCCCCCCCTCCACCAGTTCATGAGCCTGAATATTCGCAGCGATCGCCCGCGCAATTCCCAGATAATCAACGCCATTATGGTCATAGAAGCGGCGGTCTTCTGAGGCAATGAATGCCTGAATCAAAGGTGGGGGGATGGCGGCGATCGCCAGATTATCGCGGGTCGCTGGGCCGAGCTGCTGCAAAACCGAGCCATCATCGGCTTTGATGGTCAGCGTCCCCTCTCGCACGAAGGTAAATACTTCGCGGGCATCTGGTAAGTCTTGCTCTAACGTCCACAAACCCCAAGCCCCAGCAGCCACACCGCTCCCAACGATGACACCAATCCAGAGGAGGGGATGGCGGTATAAAGGTTTACGAGCTTTTGCGGCGGACACTAAGTCCACAGCCGGAGGAGTAGATCGACCTCGAGACAACCGCCAGAAAAAGCCTCTCCGGCGTTGCCGGGGGGGGGTAGTGGGATGACCAATCGGGGGGGTACCTAAGGCTGTGGGTTGAGTTGCTGTGGAATTGGGTTCACCAGCCGATGATTCCATAGGCTTTGAGTCAGGTTTCGCCACGATCTCCTCTCACGTAACAACTCAAATTTCCCTTCGTCTGATCTTAGGATATTTCTTCTCGAAGAACCGGGATCTAGGGCAGAGATCCCTCAGTACCGATCAGGAGGCCGGTAGGGGCTGAATCGTTCCACGGAATTCAGGGCTGGTGCGGCACCGAGTGGGAACCGCAATCACGGACATCGCTTTATATTTAAATTTGAAAATGACTTTAGATCATCTCCTGGATAACCGATGCCTCAGTTTTGGCAGATTGATAGTTGGCTGCGCCGATACGCTCCCTGGAGGCAGCTAGCCAATTTATCTTCGTTGCAAGGGAGGATGACCCTGGGCATTGCTGGTTTTTTCCTGGTGGGATTGGGGAGTATTGCCCTCTGGACCAACTGGCAGATGCAGCAAATCTTGATTGTGACCCACAAGCAACAGATTGAATACCTGGCAGGCCGCTTTCCCAGAGATGTGGAACTCTACAGTGAAATGTTGCCCTTAGAGGTCGGTTTGCAGCGCACCATTGACAGCCTTTCAACCCCGAGTTTATTGATCTGGGTGAAGCAGCCCAATGGCAAAATAGTGGCGGAGTCAGCCGCCTTCAAGATCTCGTCAACCCTTTCCATGGCGTTGATGTCCCTGACGGAGATGCCGATCAGAGCAGAACTCTATCCCGTCCGAGATCGCTATCTGGTGTTATGTGGGCAACCGCTGACCGTTCGGGGGGTTGCCCTGGGGCAGGTCTACATTGCTCAGGATGTCACCCCCGATCAGCTGCGATTGATGGCAGGGGTGCGGAGTTTAATCCTGATTAGTCTGCTGACAATTGGGGGTACGACCCTGGCGATCGCCCTCTATATTCGGCAATCTCTCCAACCCCTGCGGCAGATCAGCCAATTGGCGGGGGCAATTTCAGCCAA
The Neosynechococcus sphagnicola sy1 DNA segment above includes these coding regions:
- a CDS encoding transglycosylase domain-containing protein; this encodes MESSAGEPNSTATQPTALGTPPIGHPTTPPRQRRRGFFWRLSRGRSTPPAVDLVSAAKARKPLYRHPLLWIGVIVGSGVAAGAWGLWTLEQDLPDAREVFTFVREGTLTIKADDGSVLQQLGPATRDNLAIAAIPPPLIQAFIASEDRRFYDHNGVDYLGIARAIAANIQAHELVEGGSTITQQLARIVFLNQERTAWRKVREALLAQKIEREIDKPKILEYYLNLVYLGSGAYGVADAAWVYFSKTVDQLTLPEAALIAGLAPAPSDYSPLVNPDLALRRRNVVLSRMQEAGFITPETAAIATASPLGLKPSLPRRLHTEAPYFTSYILKQLPKLVAPDVLELGGLTVETTLNPKWQRAAEQAVQQAITVDGPAEGFSQAALVAIDPRNGEIKAMVGGNDFGKSQFNRVTQAQRQPGSTFKTFVYTTAIAAGFSPYQTYLDAPYVIDGYEPQNYSRGYYGWLPLRDALAQSINIVAVKLLLDVGFDPVVKLTHAMGIQSKLNSTYSLALGASEVNLLELTSAYGTLAAQGRYSPAFGILRVRDRYGKILYTTNLQPKQVLDKDSAAIMTWMLQGVVDNGTGRAAQLGRAVAGKTGTSEEARDLWFVGYIPQLVAGVWLGNDNNQPTWGYSGTAAYTWHVFMNKLVQGMPVEPFPKLPQIEGRKGTIKVKPVQPSRIYNPYTAPDENRYYNQDYSGGAATPSTPAATGASESGSTSGSPPPG
- a CDS encoding transposase, with protein sequence GKRPSKRGKRVSTISAISLKTVVTNVSIVGSTDGLTFEAFIARHLVPKLWKGACVIMDNYSIHNHDTIRKLIEDVGAKLIYLPPYSPDFSPIENCFSKI